The Raphanus sativus cultivar WK10039 chromosome 6, ASM80110v3, whole genome shotgun sequence sequence aaatggtTCAAAGTAAggtattaatttaaaataatctcttaaaatattataatactatttattttcaaaattacaaagagtcgttttaaaaataatttatgagtgaaaatataaaagttggtgtgaatttgattttaaatttaatgtatCTGATTTTGTATGATTTGCTCAATGTTTGTCGGCCATTATCattaatttaaactatattataaaaagaattaaCACGAACATATTCCGCGCGCTAATTACAGTTGTATAGCCAAAACTTGTTACTCAATGTTTCCAAAGAAACTAACTACGTTATACCAACCACTTATTCCTAACTGATCTTAATTAATTGATTAACCTATAGCTAAAATTAATtgttctattaaaataaaaattgcatttttcatGGACTCCGAGGCATATTGTTGTGAACTGGTCGTCTTCTTCTAAACTTTGGATAATCCATCGATAGATACTTCGATAGAGCATTCTCCTCTTCTTTTTCACTTAATCTCTTCTCTTCATTCTTAGATTTTCCTGAGAATAAAATATACAAGATTTAATACAAATTCTTAGTTTGGAAATTTCAAAGAGATGACGAATAATTGTGcgtttttcttttataattaaatttagatGCTCCTGCAAATTATTGATTTGTATATCTCTGCAACTAAAATCGAAAGCTGGAAAAGTATTATAACTTAACATTTTCTACTGACATGGTCAAAGATTCACATGTTTGACTATAGAACTGTGCCTATGAGTTCTGCTACTTATTAACCATTTCTTTATAAGAAAAGAAATGTCTGactaatttatttatctaaGTTTTCATTTCCTAATGATTGACTTACCAGAAGAAGTGACCGAAAGTTGCTCACTTGAACCTTCATGAGCACCTGATGTCATCACCTGTTATTTTGCAAATGAAATGAAGGATATTATGAGATTTCAAAACTTTCCATATAACTTAATCTGAAAGATTTAGGAGATAATAAATAGATGTACCAATCTCTTACATTATCATGTTCACTAGAGATGATCATGAGTTTCCGTGGCGCCATTTTACTCATAATATTTTCGGTTACACCTGCTGAAGTTGAAGTAATAAGGAATAAAAAGGTCAATGCACAAAGCAAGAAGGTGACTCTAATTAGCTTCATTGTCTTCAAGTGATTTTAGTTACGAGAACTTTTATTTGGGTgatatctttctttttcttcttctgctctTGTTTTATATCAACCAAAAGGAActtacacacacatatatatatgtataagtataatattaatatatgtaggTGAGAAAGAAAGTTCACGAAAGACAAGCGAGAGTTCCAATAAAAGTTAaacaaactattttaaaaagCATACTGTATAAGTTTATTATGTCAAGGTTTAAAAAggttaaataaactattttaaaaagcATAGTGTATAAGTTTATTATGTCAAGGTTTGAAAAGTGGTTCACGCCACTGAGGCTCGTTCTCGGGGTTGTCTGTCTTGGGACAAACACAAGTTTGGCCTCACACTTCATCGAACCCAATTTGTCGAGTCTTTGCCTTTCTGTCCTTTTTTGTCTCTCTTCTCTGGTTGTATCCCATATCTAATTATCTAACATTATCCATTCACATTTCAAGTGTATTAtcatattacaatatatatacatacatatatatatgtgtgtctaTAAAAAGCAAATAGTGAGTTATCGTTGAGAACCCTTCATTGTTCATGTAAAGAAAATTATCTTCATGTATTCAATATGTCAACGCTCAGACGACGAGCACATCCTATTAAACTGCTAGATAACCATCGCAATCATTTTTGTTAGGATATATACCAAATTACCAATAAAAGTTAGAAGAAACATATGGTTTGAATCGTTAGAtcatgaaacttttttttttttgagaaacttAACAATATAAAATCAATGTTACAAAGTGTATACATTGTTTATACAGGTGTATAAGTTGTTTGAAAAACATGTTTATACAAATTAGTTTAGGCTTCAAAAgttaaaatatgtaaatcatATCTATGGTTTAtacttgattttatttatgCGTGCTTCTCTTTGAGAATTGGTATAAACAAAGTTGTTGAGAGTATCACATCGTATTTGCGTAAAGCCTTTGCTCTTTCTCACACATTCACACGCCTAAGTCATTTACTTAAAAGCTCGACCCAAATGAGTGAAGATGAGGCCATCACTTTCtagcatctccaacccattgctattttcatttctataatagcatttagaggtGAAATTGCTTTAAACCacctctatttcttcctctataatagagatctctatttttttcctctatttatagaggaagaaatagcatttctctattttttactctataaaatagagattgctattATAGAGAAATACTTTGGAGCATATCTCACTTCTATTATATAGTTCTTCTATTTTAaaggtgaaaatagcaaaatacattggagatggtcttacaACACTTTTGATAGTATCATTCATCTTATCACGTTTTGAAAGCGTTCCAACTCAAAAACTAGTCAATAACAATAAATACAATGGTAAATCAATTTAGCATTGTCCGTACCGGAtcactttttataatttgaaaaagaaaacaaatcaataTCAGATTAGCTCTGATATTTTGGATAGGACTAAAATATGTCATCA is a genomic window containing:
- the LOC108811105 gene encoding protein GOLVEN 6-like gives rise to the protein MKLIRVTFLLCALTFLFLITSTSAGVTENIMSKMAPRKLMIISSEHDNVMTSGAHEGSSEQLSVTSSGKSKNEEKRLSEKEEENALSKYLSMDYPKFRRRRPVHNNMPRSP